From the Nitrospirota bacterium genome, one window contains:
- the trpC gene encoding indole-3-glycerol phosphate synthase TrpC, with protein sequence MGILDDIVSKKKERLGIAKSGVPLKGIKSRIADAGKPRDFRSAIKRNHIGRIKLIAEIKKASPSKGILREDFDPIQIASVYERKQAGAISVLTEEDFFQGRLEFISVVKKITTKPLLRKDFIFDEYQIYESRANEADAILLIAAILSKNQAEEYLHLARELGLSVLFEVHDLKELETALSVNADIIGINNRDLKTLKIDLNTTYIIKKEIPSDKIVVSESGIKTRDDILRLESAGIDTVLIGTSFMEAKDIGKKIEELFGS encoded by the coding sequence ATGGGAATTTTAGATGATATAGTTTCAAAGAAGAAAGAAAGGCTTGGAATCGCAAAGTCCGGCGTGCCCTTGAAAGGCATTAAATCAAGGATTGCCGATGCCGGGAAACCAAGGGATTTCAGAAGCGCAATAAAGCGGAATCATATTGGGAGAATAAAGCTCATTGCCGAGATAAAAAAGGCGTCGCCTTCAAAGGGTATTCTTAGAGAGGACTTTGACCCGATCCAAATAGCCTCTGTCTACGAAAGAAAACAGGCAGGCGCAATTTCAGTGCTCACAGAAGAGGATTTCTTTCAGGGCAGGCTTGAGTTCATCTCAGTGGTTAAAAAGATAACAACGAAACCACTCCTCAGAAAAGATTTTATATTTGATGAATACCAGATTTATGAGTCAAGGGCAAACGAGGCTGACGCAATACTTTTAATTGCTGCAATACTCAGTAAAAATCAGGCTGAAGAATATCTTCATCTCGCAAGAGAACTCGGGTTATCAGTGCTTTTTGAAGTCCATGATTTGAAAGAACTTGAGACTGCGCTTTCAGTAAATGCAGATATAATCGGCATTAATAACAGAGATCTGAAGACCTTAAAAATTGACCTTAATACCACATACATAATCAAAAAAGAAATCCCATCCGATAAAATCGTCGTCAGCGAAAGCGGAATTAAAACCCGCGATGACATATTGCGCCTTGAATCAGCAGGCATTGACACCGTATTAATCGGCACTTCATTCATGGAGGCAAAGGATATAGGGAAGAAGATAGAGGAACTTTTCGGTTCCTGA
- a CDS encoding potassium channel protein: protein MIKRLVFALILLAIVIISGTAGYVLIERWGMLDSLYMTVITIASVGYMEVNPLSPNGRVFTIFLIIFGMGVLLFGISTFTAFLVEGELSEILRRRKMEKIISGLKEHYIVCGMGRIGRHIIDELHKTRRLCVAIDKNEEACRRLAEEGKLFIKGDATSSSVLKSANITHAKGVFCSLPTDAENLLLILTARGINPSLKIIARAEEDESEEKMRRAGADGVVLPEFIGGLRMTSAMVRPEAVTFLDKMLKDQEKVYRVEDIFVDTDSVFAGKTLKISGLMERKGFSVVAVRKGDRYIFNPSGDEKIETGDAVILIGESESIREVKAVKG, encoded by the coding sequence ATGATAAAAAGACTTGTCTTTGCTCTTATACTGCTTGCCATTGTAATTATATCGGGGACAGCCGGGTATGTCCTAATAGAGAGATGGGGGATGCTTGATTCATTGTATATGACGGTCATCACCATAGCTTCTGTAGGCTATATGGAGGTGAACCCCTTATCCCCGAATGGCAGAGTGTTTACCATATTCCTGATTATATTCGGAATGGGTGTTCTCTTATTTGGCATATCGACATTTACCGCTTTTTTGGTTGAGGGAGAGTTGAGCGAAATACTCAGGAGGAGAAAAATGGAAAAGATAATATCAGGATTAAAAGAGCATTATATTGTTTGCGGCATGGGAAGAATAGGAAGGCATATTATTGACGAACTCCATAAAACAAGAAGGCTGTGCGTTGCCATAGACAAAAATGAGGAGGCATGCAGAAGGCTTGCAGAAGAAGGGAAATTATTCATCAAGGGTGATGCAACGAGCAGTTCGGTTTTAAAGTCTGCAAATATCACTCATGCAAAAGGCGTGTTCTGTTCACTGCCTACTGATGCTGAGAATCTTCTTCTAATCCTTACGGCAAGAGGCATTAACCCTTCGTTGAAAATTATTGCAAGGGCTGAAGAAGATGAGTCTGAAGAAAAGATGAGAAGAGCTGGCGCTGACGGAGTAGTCCTGCCTGAGTTCATAGGCGGGCTGAGGATGACATCTGCTATGGTCAGGCCGGAGGCTGTCACATTTCTGGATAAGATGCTGAAGGATCAGGAGAAGGTATACAGGGTTGAAGATATTTTTGTGGATACTGATTCTGTATTTGCAGGCAAGACGCTGAAAATATCGGGCCTTATGGAAAGAAAAGGATTCTCTGTGGTTGCCGTAAGGAAAGGCGACAGGTACATTTTTAATCCGTCTGGCGATGAGAAGATTGAAACAGGAGATGCTGTAATACTAATCGGTGAATCCGAAAGCATCAGAGAGGTTAAAGCGGTCAAGGGATAA